One window of the Benincasa hispida cultivar B227 chromosome 3, ASM972705v1, whole genome shotgun sequence genome contains the following:
- the LOC120074742 gene encoding unknown protein 1, translating into MDFARCTDESKESENLSTKCCNKVEAQPEIVELRAPLGPSTPDADRESGDFLSDSKSPLTQVVTSKPLSLTCIDSLDEKIEAPLEDSDSFDPLCSPRTPKDGVFDPFSPGPAHLALAPISRKCFNGSVGFVARRLQFGSSSSSSFLQIVEAEEEQSISDNELLEAVYENLLEVIVSHQAESSLGQLSSSQSDSSDCSTPPTSFVSGVAQTCPAAPVKPLRKLRNLDMGLCRKLEF; encoded by the coding sequence ATGGATTTTGCGCGATGTACTGATGAATCAAAGGAATCAGAAAATTTATCTACCAAATGTTGTAATAAAGTTGAAGCTCAGCCTGAGATTGTTGAGCTAAGGGCTCCTCTTGGACCTTCAACACCTGATGCTGATAGAGAGAGTGGTGATTTTCTTTCTGATTCTAAATCCCCACTCACTCAGGTTGTGACTAGCAAACCTCTTTCGTTAACTTGTATAGATTCTTTGGATGAGAAGATTGAAGCCCCCTTAGAGGATTCTGACTCTTTTGATCCTCTTTGTAGTCCTCGTACTCCTAAGGATGGTGTTTTTGATCCCTTTTCCCCTGGCCCTGCTCATTTGGCTTTAGCTCCTATCTCTAGAAAGTGTTTTAatggctctgttggatttgttGCTCGCCGCCTTCAAtttggttcttcttcttcttcttcttttttgcaaATAGTGGAAGCTGAAGAAGAACAATCCATTTCTGATAATGAGCTGTTGGAGGCAGTTTATGAGAATCTCTTGGAAGTTATTGTTTCCCATCAAGCCGAGTCCTCTCTTGGTCAGCTATCAAGCTCTCAAAGTGATTCTTCTGATTGTAGTACCCCTCCTACTTCGTTTGTGAGTGGGGTCGCTCAAACTTGCCCTGCTGCGCCAGTCAAGCCGTTGAGAAAATTGCGAAATCTGGACATGGGTTTGTGCAGAAAGCTTGAGTTCTGA
- the LOC120073854 gene encoding uncharacterized protein LOC120073854, which translates to MEIASSSNKDPKSTQSIAAARSRRRRNTCIGISIATVVLLVVLIVILAFTVFKAKRPITAINSVTLADLDVSLNLARVSVDINVTLIADVAITNPNKVGFSYSNSTAFLNYRGELVGEAPITAGRIDAGQRKEMNITLTIMADRLLKTTTVFSDVVAGTMPLNTYTRISGKVRILGIFNIHVVSTTSCDFNVSISERKVGDQQCNYHTKI; encoded by the coding sequence ATGGAAATCGCCTCCTCCTCAAACAAAGATCCCAAATCCACTCAATCCATCGCCGCCGCCCGCTCCCGGAGACGCCGCAACACCTGCATCGGAATCTCCATCGCCACCGTCGTCCTCCTCGTAGTTCTAATCGTCATTCTAGCCTTCACGGTTTTCAAAGCCAAACGCCCTATCACCGCCATCAATTCCGTTACCCTAGCCGATCTCGATGTGTCGCTAAACCTAGCCAGAGTCTCTGTCGACATCAACGTCACTCTGATCGCCGACGTCGCAATCACGAACCCTAACAAAGTCGGATTCAGCTACTCGAATAGCACCGCGTTTTTGAATTACAGAGGGGAATTGGTCGGAGAAGCGCCGATTACGGCTGGGCGAATCGATGCGGGACAGAGGAAGGAGATGAATATCACGCTAACGATCATGGCAGATCGGCTACTGAAGACGACGACGGTGTTCTCCGACGTGGTGGCTGGAACGATGCCGTTGAATACGTATACGAGAATTTCAGGTAAGGTGAGGATTTTGGGGATTTTCAACATTCATGTGGTTTCAACTACGTCGTGTGATTTCAATGTCAGTATATCGGAGAGGAAAGTTGGAGATCAACAGTGTAATTATCATACTAAGATCTGA